A DNA window from Thioalkalivibrio sp. XN279 contains the following coding sequences:
- a CDS encoding 2-phosphosulfolactate phosphatase — MPEIRTLHLLEGARAAAGLVVVIDVFRAFTLAPCAFARGARRIRLVATAEEALALKAADPGLLLAGEQDGRPLPGFDFSNSPAAILRADLAGRTLVLRTSAGVQGLLAVDPRCEVLSGSFINAAATVAWIRARQPEVVSLVCMGWSAAERTPEDEACAAYLAATLAGASPDFSPIPAALRREPCGAKFFDPAQPWFPPEDFAVCLRLSELDFALRRVIDPEGRPWLERAAAAEPRVAL, encoded by the coding sequence TTGCCGGAGATCCGCACGCTCCACCTGCTGGAGGGCGCGCGCGCTGCGGCCGGGCTGGTGGTGGTCATCGACGTGTTCCGCGCCTTCACGCTGGCGCCCTGCGCTTTCGCCCGGGGCGCGCGCCGCATCCGCCTCGTCGCCACCGCGGAGGAAGCGCTTGCGCTGAAGGCGGCGGACCCCGGGCTGCTGCTCGCCGGGGAGCAGGACGGTCGCCCCTTGCCGGGCTTCGACTTTTCCAACTCGCCCGCCGCGATCCTGCGGGCGGATCTCGCCGGCCGCACGCTGGTGCTGCGGACCAGCGCCGGGGTCCAGGGCCTGCTGGCGGTCGACCCCCGCTGCGAGGTGCTTAGCGGCAGTTTCATCAACGCGGCTGCCACCGTGGCCTGGATCCGCGCCCGGCAACCGGAGGTGGTGTCGCTGGTGTGCATGGGCTGGAGCGCAGCCGAGCGCACCCCGGAGGACGAGGCCTGTGCGGCCTACCTTGCCGCCACCCTGGCCGGCGCATCGCCGGACTTCAGCCCGATCCCTGCGGCGCTGCGGCGCGAACCCTGCGGGGCCAAGTTCTTCGACCCGGCGCAGCCCTGGTTTCCGCCGGAGGACTTCGCGGTTTGCCTGCGCCTGTCGGAGCTGGATTTCGCGCTGCGCCGGGTGATCGATCCCGAGGGCCGGCCCTGGCTGGAGCGAGCGGCTGCCGCAGAGCCCCGCGTGGCGCTATAG
- the ppk2 gene encoding polyphosphate kinase 2, protein MSKSDKKKKKARPAPAAIAVCPVLSLANLYDRPLGRPEAWYTAKGQLKNGPYERELAQLQVELVKLQEWVRQEKRKVVVIFEGRDAAGKGGAIKRVVEKLNPRVCRIAALPVPTEREQTQWYFQRYVTHLPSGGEIVLFDRSWYNRALVERVMGFCSDKEYQEFARAVPEFERMLVRSGTILIKYWFSISDDEQERRFQARIHNPLKRWKLSPMDLESRRLYREYSIAKDEMMEFSDIPEAPWWTVPADDKRRARLNCIAHLLSCVPYEDVMPDPPSLPPREKAPEHRRPHVQRQNFTPIIY, encoded by the coding sequence ATGAGCAAGTCAGACAAGAAGAAGAAAAAGGCCCGCCCGGCACCCGCGGCCATTGCGGTCTGCCCGGTCCTCTCCCTAGCCAACCTCTACGATCGCCCCCTGGGGCGGCCGGAGGCCTGGTACACGGCGAAGGGGCAGCTGAAGAACGGTCCCTACGAGCGCGAACTCGCCCAGCTGCAGGTCGAGCTGGTGAAGCTGCAGGAATGGGTGCGGCAAGAGAAGCGCAAGGTCGTCGTCATCTTCGAGGGGCGCGATGCGGCCGGCAAGGGCGGGGCCATCAAGCGGGTGGTCGAGAAGCTGAACCCGCGCGTGTGCCGGATCGCGGCCTTGCCGGTGCCGACGGAGCGGGAGCAGACGCAATGGTATTTCCAGCGCTACGTGACGCACCTGCCCAGTGGCGGCGAGATCGTGCTGTTCGACCGCAGCTGGTACAACCGTGCGCTCGTCGAGCGCGTGATGGGCTTTTGCAGCGACAAGGAGTACCAGGAGTTCGCCCGCGCGGTGCCTGAGTTCGAGCGCATGCTGGTCCGCTCCGGGACCATCCTGATCAAGTACTGGTTCTCGATCAGCGACGACGAGCAGGAGCGGCGCTTCCAGGCGCGGATCCATAATCCGCTCAAGCGCTGGAAGCTCTCCCCCATGGACCTTGAGTCACGGCGACTGTATCGCGAGTACTCGATCGCCAAGGACGAGATGATGGAGTTCTCCGATATCCCGGAGGCGCCTTGGTGGACGGTCCCGGCAGACGACAAGCGACGGGCGCGCCTGAACTGCATCGCCCACCTCCTCTCCTGCGTCCCCTACGAGGACGTGATGCCGGACCCGCCGTCCCTGCCGCCGCGCGAGAAGGCGCCCGAGCATCGCCGGCCGCACGTGCAGCGGCAGAATTTCACTCCCATCATTTATTGA
- a CDS encoding encapsulin-associated ferritin-like protein: protein MSNEGYHEPVEELSDETRDMHRAIISLMEELEAVDWYNQRVDACKDEELKEILAHNRDEEKEHAAMVLEWIRRRDPFFSKELKERLFTSGPIGHHEDEDH, encoded by the coding sequence ATGTCTAACGAGGGTTACCACGAGCCGGTCGAGGAGCTGTCCGACGAGACGCGGGACATGCACCGGGCCATCATCTCCCTGATGGAGGAGCTCGAAGCCGTCGACTGGTACAACCAGCGGGTAGATGCCTGCAAGGACGAGGAGCTCAAGGAGATCCTCGCGCACAACCGCGACGAGGAAAAGGAACACGCGGCCATGGTGCTGGAATGGATCCGGCGCCGCGACCCGTTCTTCTCCAAGGAGCTGAAGGAGCGCCTCTTCACTTCCGGGCCCATCGGGCACCACGAAGACGAGGACCACTGA